Genomic segment of Paenibacillus sp. FSL R5-0623:
TGACTGAGGAGACGGAAGAGACCAAAGATCAGATCACCAAGTGGAAACGGGAAATGGTCGAAGGATTGATTGATCCCCAGCAAGCTCGGCAAGTGTACAACATGCTGTTGCAAGAAAGCTTGAGTTTACCGGAAACGATTCGTTTTGTTGGTTTTGCCGAGACCGCTACAGCGCTGGGTCACAGCATGTACGAGATGTTTGCTGATCAAGCTTCCTATATTCACACCACTCGCGAATATGTTCCAGCGATGAATCCAGATATTCAATTTGAAGAAGAACATTCTCACGCGATGGCTCATCGTTGTTATGCGCTGGATCATGAAGCCTTTGCAGGAGAGGGCCCGATTGTTCTGGTGGACGACGAGATTACGACGGGCAAAACGACGTTGAATATCATTCGGGATATTCAGGCCAGATATCCCCGGAAGCAATATGTGATTGCTTCGCTGCTAGACTGGCGTACGGAAGCGGACGAACTTCGATTTGCCGAACTGGAAGCTGAACTTGAAATTACTATTACACCGTTAAGCCTGTTGAAGGGCCGTATTGAAGTAGTGGGTAATCCACAGTTGGAAGCAACACAGCAAGATGAGCAGTTATCCCGTCCTGCCGTAACGCTTCAAACCTCTACCGTTGCAGATGCCTTCGATCAGCTGCACGCTACTTCCGAGGATGGTGAAGGTAAACGTAGCACAGCCAGCTACGTCCAGCATACGGGCAGGTTTGGTATGCAATCCCGTCATAATAGCGTATTACGTCAGGAGGTTAGCCGGATTGCAGAACGACTTCGGTTGCAGCGTACGGGAGAACGGACGTTGGTGATGGGAACAGGGGAGTTCATGTACATTCCAATGCGTGTTGCTGCCGAGATGGGAGAAGGCGTGTGGTATCAATCCACTACCCGCAGTCCAATCCATACACATCCCGCTCCAGGATATGCTGTTCGTAGTGGTGCCGGATATGCCTCACCGGAAGACGCATCTGTTCGTAACTTTATCTACAACATCGCCCCGGGACAATATGACGAGGTTTTTGTTCTGCTGGAGAGACAGATGTCCGAAGAGCGAATGGAACCGATGGTGAAGGTACTGGAGCAGTTGGGATGCGGTCACATTCATATTGTGTATTGCGGCTTGCCAGAGAAGACAGGGGACAATGAGCAATGAACTTAACTACACTGGAGCTAATCAGACAACGTGAGATTCGGTCTCCCGAGCCGATGGGCAGTTATGCTGCATCGGACGTTGTTTTCCTACTGAAGGATATCAGCCATGTGGATCTGGAAAAGGGAACGGGTGAACGGGAGCAGGCGATCCAATCCGGGGTTCATTATTCGGAGATGCTGCCCGTGGAATATCAGCCCACAGCCGAATACATCGAGCTGTTTCACCAGACGCTGGAACAATCCGCTGCAAGAATAGCACTTCATACCGCCATCGTGGCTGAGAAGATCGTAGAGCGCAGGGGCCTGAATCTTGTGCTGGTATCATTGGCTCGAGCGGGAACACCTGTGGGCATCCTGATCAAGCGTTATATTGAATTGAAATACAAGGTGACGATTCCGCATTATAGCATTTCCATTATTCGTGGCAAAGGTATGGATGAGAACGCAATTTTATATATTTTACAGCAACATGGTCTGGAAACTGACATTCAATTTGTAGACGGTTGGACAGGCAAAGGGGCTATTCGCAAAGTGCTGAAAGAATCCTGTGACCAAATGGAACGGACTTATGGCGTAAACCTCGATGATGATCTTGCCGTGTTGGCCGATCCGGGGCAATGCTCAGGCACATTTGGGACAAGAGAAGATTATCTCATTCCTAGCGCTTGTCTGAATTCCACCGTCTCTGGACTGGTGAGCCGTACAGTACTTCGCGATGATCTGATTGGGACGACAGATTTTCACGGAGCCAAATGGTATCGTGAATGGTTCTCTGACGATGTGTCGAACCAATATGTGGATACCATCGCTCAGCATTTTCCACAGGTGATGAACCAAGCGGAGATTCGCTCGGATGACAATGCTACCGGTACTTCGGAAATCACCTGGAAAGGCTGGCAGGATATCGAGGCCATCCAGCAATCCTTTGGTATTACGAACATCAATCTGATTAAACCTGGAATTGGAGAAACAACCCGGGTGTTATTACGCCGGGTTCCTTGGAAGATTCTTGTGGATCGATTGGATAATCCGGATTTGCAACATATCATGATGCTCGCCAGAGACAGAAATGTGCCGGTTGAGGTATATCCGGGATTAACCTATTCCTGTTGCGGCATTATTCAATCCCTGGGAGGTGGCGGAGAATGATGATCTACGCAAGTGATCTGGACCAGACGCTGGTGTACTCCCGTCGTGCGCTCCGTATTCCTGAAGATACACCGGGACTTGTTCCGGCAGAGTGGATTAACGGCAAGTTGTCCGCTTTTATGTCAGCATATGCACTGGAGCGTTTGCAGTCTTTGCCACAAGACATTGTATTTATGCCTGTGACGACACGTACTGTGGAGCAGTACCGACGCATTCATATTTTTCAGAGCGAATGTATTCCGAAATATGCGGTGACGAGTAATGGTGGCAACATTATTGTTGACGGTCAGGTAGACGATGAGTGGAACCAGCATATTCGTTCTTTGCTTCGTCAGCAGGCAGCTGCTCCTGAAGAGATCCTGGATTTATTTGACGACGTACTCAGCCCGGAATGGGTGATTAACCAGCGATTGTGTGATGAGCTGTTCTATGCACTGTTGATCGAACGTGACAAGCTTCCAATGGAGCGTATTGCGGACAAGATTCGGGTGTTAGAGACGCTGGGATGGGAGAGTTCGATCCAGGGTCGGAAGCTCTATCTGGTGCCTTCGGCCGTGAACAAACGAGCTGCAGTGGAGCACATTAGGCAACGCATTGGCGATGTGACTGTGATTGCTTCGGGTGATTCCTTGCTGGATCGCTGTTTGCTGGACTTTGCGCAGCATGCCATTGCTCCGTCCCACGGAGAATTACATGTGGAGAGACAGCGTGCACCTGAGCTGGTGCCGTATCAATTTACGGAACAATTCGGTGCTTTTGCAGCAGATGAGATTCTCGATTACGTTCACCGTATTCACAACGATCAACAGACTCAGCTAGACCATGCCGAGATAAGGGAGACCGTATAAATGAAAAAAATGAAGATTTACTTCAACCGTTGGTTCTCTGTAACGTATCATTATATGAATGCAATTCGGGACAATGAGGACGGCATGGAATTTGAGATCTACGGTACTCATCCTGATCCGGGACACATGGCATTACAGGGCTGTGATGTTGCAGAAGTTGAACCGCGTGTAACGGGCCGGGAATATGTTGATTTTTGCCTCGACTTTTGCCGTCGTCATCAGATTGATGTCTTTATTCCGCGCTGGAACATGCTGGACATCAGCAGACATATCTCCTTGTTCGAAGAGATCGGTACACGGGTTATCGTATGCTCGGATACGGAATTGCTGGAACAATTGATGGAGAAAGACCGCTTCTATGAATCAGTGCGTGAGAAAGGCATTATGGAGATTCCGGATTATTTCACGGTCAGTAATGCTGCACAATTCCAGCAAGCCTATGAGGCGCTGCGCGCACGTGGACACGATGTATGCTTCAAACCATGTAATGGTGAGGGCGGCATGGGATTCCGGGTGATCAACAATGAACGTGATCCGTTGGAGGAGTTGTTCGGGTATGCGCTTAACTCGATTTCATATGAAGATGCCCTGCGTGCATTCTCTTCTGCTCCGTCCTTTCCCAATGTCATGGTGATGGAGGTGCTGGAAGGATATGAATACAGTATTGATTGTCTTTCGGATCGCAATGGGAAACTATTAACGGCTATTCCGCGTAGAAAAGAAAGAGGACGTTTACGCTTGCTCGAAGAAAATGAGGAATTACTGGAAATTGCCCGTAATGTGGCAGAAGTATATCGGATTCCTTATAATTTTAATATACAGATGAAATATCGCAAGGATACACCGAAGCTGCTGGAGATCAATCCGCGTATGTCGGGTGGGTTGCACATGTCTTGTCTGTCGGGCGTGAACTTCCCGTATCTGGCGGTCAAGTCTGCACTTGGCCATGATATTGGACCACTTCATCCGAAGTTTGGTCTTCTGGGAAGTCATATCGAACAGCCATTTATAATCGACGTTCAGAAGGTAAGCGGAGTACACCACGTCTAGCTGAGAATTTCCCTCAACATTGACACCTTCTGGATGGTTTTTTTACAATACAGATGAGAGGTTATTCAAAAAGTCTCCTTTTGATTACGAATAATGCCTTACGGCATCATCAGCATCGAATATGAAATTCAGCCGAAATAAGCGGGAGGCTTACGAAGTATGTTTCCTTTGGAAACATTGTGGTTGCTCACGTAGTTTTCCTACGCTCCGCTACTCCATTTCTATCTTCATTCCATCTTCTCGGTACTGAAAATCAGACTTTTTGAATATGCACTGTATGTGTTGTTAAGGCAGGAGGACAAGTAATGTTACGGAAAACGAAGATAGGTATAGGCGCATTGGTCGGTTATGGTCTCGCGGCGATCACGAGTCCCTTTCTACCGGATGTCATCACGTGGGCAATTCCGGCACTGGCAACTGTGGTCGGAGGATTGATTCCTTCACGTTCCACGCCACGTACACAGGTCGAGGGTTCGTCATCAGCCCCTGTACCCATTACAGATATCGGAAATGAACCATCCCGTTTGAATGGTGGACAAGCGCCAAGCGCAGTGCCAACAGGGGCAAGAGAAGCTTCTCTGGCAGAGCCCCAACCGAGTTCCACTCCCGCACAGCATGCGGGTACAGAACAAGCGAAGCCTTCCCGGACCGAACCAGATCCTGTATTTGATCCGGTGATTGAATACCTGGAAGTTCTGGAGGATATGATCATCTCCGAAGGTCAGAAGAACGAGCTGGATAATGAGATCGTGGAGAAATCATTGGCGTTGTTTGCCCGTCTGCAGCGTGTGATTCCTTCTCTTCAGGAGCTGAACAACGGGGATATAAACCATACGGTGCGCAGACTGATTTTGAAAGACCTGAACGGTTTTATTAATCCATTTTTGCGTTTAAGTGGAGAAGCGAAACGCAATAATCGGCGTATGCTGCTGAATGGTCTTCGAGACGTAGATTCCAAGATATCGGATATTGTATCAACGATTGAACATAAAGACTTAATGGAGCTCCAGAACAAAGCGGAACTAATACATCAACGGTATAACAGCTCTGAATTATAGGAGGGATTGGCATGGCAACGGAATGGGCTCAGTTGAAGCAGGAAGATGAGCAACGGATTAACCAGGAAGCAACACAGCTTATTCAGAAAGTGTCCCAAAGTGATCCGGCTCACCTGGATACCTTAATGGATGATATCGGCAAGTTGGGCGTGAAAACACAAGAGAGAGCAGGACAGACTCTCAAGCTGCTTGATCGTCCAGTCAATGAACTGATGTCCGGGAACCGGGCAGAGGTATCCAACATGATCCTGAAGCTCCGTGATGAATGTGAGAGTTTGCAGCAAAGCAAAAATGTGAGTTTTGTCGGGAAGTTGTTACGTAAAAGCCCGCTGAAAAACTACGTGTACCGTTATCAATCCGTTCGCACAAACATTGATGCCATCATTAACGGGTTGCGGGACGGCAAGGACAACCTGGAAGAAAGTATCGTGAACATGCGTCAGCTGAAACGTTCTTCGATTCAGGAGATCTACAATCTGCAGACCAAAATCTCTTTTGGTAATCAGTTAAAAGCATTATTTGAAACAGAGATCGCCAAGCCTGAGAACGAGAATCGCAAAGCACATCTGGAGCGTGGGTTGCGCAAAGTGGTAACACGTACCCAATCCATGACAGAGATGATCATGCTGTACAATCAGGCGATTGCAGCTACCGACATCATTAATGATAACAATGACAAGTTGATTGATTCAGTGAATAACGCCATTGATAAAACAGCGAATCTGATCACCGTTTCGGCCATGATTGCGATGGCACTTAATGATCAGGAGAAGGTCATTTCTGCTGTGGAAGCTACGAATAAGACAATTGAAGATCAATTCAAGGAGAACGCCAGATTGTTGAAGACAACAACAGAGAAAACGAATGAACTGTTGTCCAAACCGGCGATGTCCCTTGAAGCAGTCAATCAGGCGATGGGTGATCTGATGTCTGCGCTGGATCTGTCCGAGCAGTCCAATCGCCGGATCATCGAGAGCTGTAATGACTATACCAACAAGATGACAACACTTAACGCCAAAATGAGCGATCGACTGGGTCTGGAAGGGCCGAAGGCTGCTGCCATTCCGGAGAAAAACAAACCGGATTCCAGTGCATTAGGTTCTTTCCTGGATTAGAGTAGGACTCGCTGCATATCGTATCGAGAGTGCTACATGGTTTTATTTTCTACGAGGGACGCCGAGTGCGTCTCTTTGTTTCATTTATTTGATAGAATGAGGTAAAATCTGGGGTTGTGCAAAGGAGCTTGCTGAACATGCTGGACTTTTCATTTGAGATTATTGATGAGACCAAGATTAATATTCAATACAAATATGGCAGTGAGTTCTTTAACTTTAACCTGTATTATGCGAACGGGAATTGGACACTGCATCCTTTTGACGGCATACTGATCCAAAATCGTGAAATGTGCAGTCTGATTGTATCGGAGCTGCTCCGTAACAAAGATTTTCATGTCATGTTGGCTAAAGAGAAAATCATCTTATCTCAACTGCGCACCAGTGTTAACCTCCAGTCCAATGAACCGGATGAATGGGTTGCAGATCGAAGAAACGCAGATTATTCCAGTCCTGATGATGAGTTGATGGATTACATAGGGAACCATAGCTTCGAGGAAGTATTGAAGCTTGAGCAAGAACAGATTGAGGCCAGAGTGCAATTCTTCCAACAGATCATTCAGAGAATGTTTATGGAGGGACTTGGACCGGAAGATGCTGATTTTATCAAAGTTCAGGCCGTGATTCGGATATATAAAGAGACATACGATCGTCTTGGTGAGTTGAATGATCACAACAGGGGTGACCGTGGACGTAGAAGATGGTAGTGAACATCCCGCTTAGTATGTAAGCAGATAACTATATTTCTGCGAAGTTAGGCAGATACTCCTGATTTATATGTGTCATATGGAGGGCGATCTTCATATGTTATTTTACAGGGATCTCCCAGAGGGAGAAGTTCTGGCGGCGCCTTAAGGGCCCCACTGTTACTCTCCCTTTGAAACTGGCAGATCACTAGCCATTGCAGGCATGGCTTACTTTCTCCGGCCTGAGACATAACCCGTAGATTTATGAGGGTGCTTCTCGCAGCACTTGTGTCCGGTAGATTTGTGAGGATGTTTCTCGCAGCACTTTTGTCTGGTAGATTTATGAGGGTGCTTCTCGCAGCACTTGTGTCCGGTAGATTTGTGAGGATGTTTCTCGCAGCACTTTTGTCCGGTAGATTTGTGAGGGTGTTTCTCACAGCACTTGTGTCCACTGGATTTGTCAGGGTGAGAAGGTTTCCCACAGGACTTATTTCCGCTAGATTTGTTGCCGCCACGTACAATGCATATCGACTTGACATGATATGTCGGAATTCGAACCACTTCTTGACGATCTGTTGTGATAATTAACTGGTTTTGGTTAGCCTCAGCGAGGATTCCTTCCACCTCATCCCGGCTGCCTTCATTAATCAGTACACGTCTGAAACGCAGTGCCTGTACGACTTCCAAAAAGGAATTAGAAGGAATGGGATTGTTCATTGGAGCCGAGCTGCCACTGGAGCGACCTGTGTCGGTGATGCTTTTGACATTTAATCCATTTACATATACAAATCCTTTTTTACAGCTAACAGCCATGTAGTCACCACGAACATCTATTAATTTCCCTTGAACTGCTTCCGGACCCCGATTGACTTTGACTTCTCTCCCAAGCAAACCTCGTATTCCCTGACCATTCATAGACATTGTATTTACCCCTTCCAAAATATAAGTTCAGATCAACTAAAATGACGGGTGCTGTGATAATCTCTCAATCTGCATTCAAGTTTGTCTGTAGTTTAATCATATGTGGCATGCTCGTTGGAGGGTCTGGCCAACAAACCATTTGTATATCAAATTGGCTATCATCTATACAAAGTTTTGTATATTCATAGATGATAGATTCCTGATTTTGTTCGTATTTGAGTATATTACATTTGTATTTGCTTGCATGATCCTGTGCATATGCCCGTTCGATCTGCTGTGCTCCTGCATAGGATGCAGGAAGTACGTACCGGACTAATATCACAGGTCATTGAAAGGCGGATGAACATGGGTTTACCTGTCTACCGGATTGCTGTGCCTGCGCAGGAGTATCAACAACTGACATCCGATATATGGTCTGAACAACTGGTTAAAGGCTCCATGCAGATGGACGGCAAACAGATCCCGATCCGGATTCGTTATCGAGGAGGGCATACACGCGGTTATCCCAAAAAGTCATTTGAGATTCGTACATCCAGCCGGACGTATCATTTTAATGCGGAGTATGATGACCCCTCGCTGCTTCGAAATGCGCTGTCTTTTCATTTCTTCGAGTCGATACGTGTACCGGCCCCAGCGACTCGGCACTGTGTGCTCTACCTTAATGGGGAGCTGTTAGGGGTATACCTGCGGATCGAAGGGGTGAAATCCTTCTTTTTTCTCCAAAGAAAAATACCTGTGCGAAGTATCTTTTATGCGATCAATGATCATGCGGGGTTTACGATCAACTCGAACTCATCATCAACAAACACGAGTACGAACCTGTTGTCAGGATACAGTTTGATTCGTGGCAAGGATGTGGATAAGGCCAGGCTGCGTACGTTTATTCAACAACTGAACACAAAGTCCAGACTGGAGCTGTTTCGCTTTTTACAGTCAAGGATCGATACGGACAACTATCTACGCTGGTTATGCGGGGCTGTACTTACCGGCAACTTTGACGGATTTGATCAGAATTACACGTGGTATGAGAAAACAAAAACCAAAAAATATGGTATCCTGCCATGGGATTATGAAGGTACCTGGGGAAGAAATTGTTACGGGGCGAAGGTGGATGCCAGCCTTGTTCGTATCCAGGGGTATAATAAACTTACGGGCAAAATGTTGGCCTTCCGACATTTTCGTGAGCAATATAAAAAGCTGCTGCGCCAGCATCTGATGAATGCTTTTACAGAGAAGCGAATTATGCCCTTGGTGAATCGGTTACACAATGAGATTCGTGAAGATGTCAACAAAGATCCTTACATGAAATGGCCCATGGATGTATTTGCAGGTGAACCGGAAAGAATTCGCGAATATGTGGTGAAACGTCGGGAGTATCTAAGTGAAAAACTACATCAGCTGTAAGCACTTAACTAGCGTGGGGAAGGGAGACCTTCCTTTTTTTACTGCCAAAATGAAGAGAAGTTTATTGTAATGGGAAAAGTAGGGTAATAAGAATAGAAGCGGCATTGTAAAATACGCTATAATAACCATATGTGTACATAGAAATGATTACATATTGGACGCTGTGGAGAAAACAACATGTCTAATGGAGGCTCTGAGCTGGAACGTGTTATCGGTTTAGGGTGCTTCAAGCCGGAGGAATGCTTATGATCAAGCTGTTGTACTACTTGAAGAAGTACCGAGTTGCCGCGATTGCAGCCCTGGTCATGATGTTAATTGAGCTTGCGGTGGAGCTGGCTCAGCCTTATCTGATCTCCAAGATCATCGATAACGGGATTCAGCAGGGAGACCTTTCTGTTGTCTGGTTGTGGGGCGGTGTGCTGGTTGGTAGTGCTGTTGTGGCTTTTGCTGCCGGAATTGCGAGTTCGTTCTTTGCATCCCATGCAAGTCTGGGGTTCGGATACGATCTGCGGGAGAAGTTGTATGAGAAAGTGCAAACGTTCTCTTATGCCGTCTTTAACCGGTTCGCGACGTCGTCCCTGATTACACGATTAACGGGGGACGTGACCCAGGTTCAGGACACCGTCTTCATGAGTCTGCGCTTCATGACGCGTGTGCCCCTTGTGGTGATTGGTAGCATGATTATGGCAGTGATCGTGAACCCGAGGTTGGGTCTGCTGCTGGTTGTCATGGTGCCTGTACTGCTCATTGTTGTGGTGTGGATGATCAAAAAGGCAGCGCTGCTGTTCCGCAATGTGCAGCGCAGACTGGATGCCGTCAATGGAGTCATCCAGGAGAATCTGACAGGCATTCGGCTGATCCGTGTTTTCGTACGGATGGGCCATGAGATTGAGCGCTTTGCCGGTTTCAGCGGCAAGTTGATGAAAGGCACAATCTCCGCGCTGCGCCTGACGGAGACCACAATGCCGTTCATGCTGCTAATGATGAACGTTTGTATCATCGCCGTGCTTTGGTTTGGACGAGTCGACATTGCCTCCGGTAATGCAACTGTGGGTGAAGTGGTCGCCGTCATTAACTACCTGCTTCGCACAATTGGTGCCATGTCTGCGTT
This window contains:
- a CDS encoding phosphoribosyltransferase family protein → MAARINKKRSFLFVSKLLGKHIPVNPYTSLLSGAALAVLLYEHLTEETEETKDQITKWKREMVEGLIDPQQARQVYNMLLQESLSLPETIRFVGFAETATALGHSMYEMFADQASYIHTTREYVPAMNPDIQFEEEHSHAMAHRCYALDHEAFAGEGPIVLVDDEITTGKTTLNIIRDIQARYPRKQYVIASLLDWRTEADELRFAELEAELEITITPLSLLKGRIEVVGNPQLEATQQDEQLSRPAVTLQTSTVADAFDQLHATSEDGEGKRSTASYVQHTGRFGMQSRHNSVLRQEVSRIAERLRLQRTGERTLVMGTGEFMYIPMRVAAEMGEGVWYQSTTRSPIHTHPAPGYAVRSGAGYASPEDASVRNFIYNIAPGQYDEVFVLLERQMSEERMEPMVKVLEQLGCGHIHIVYCGLPEKTGDNEQ
- a CDS encoding cysteine protease StiP family protein translates to MNLTTLELIRQREIRSPEPMGSYAASDVVFLLKDISHVDLEKGTGEREQAIQSGVHYSEMLPVEYQPTAEYIELFHQTLEQSAARIALHTAIVAEKIVERRGLNLVLVSLARAGTPVGILIKRYIELKYKVTIPHYSISIIRGKGMDENAILYILQQHGLETDIQFVDGWTGKGAIRKVLKESCDQMERTYGVNLDDDLAVLADPGQCSGTFGTREDYLIPSACLNSTVSGLVSRTVLRDDLIGTTDFHGAKWYREWFSDDVSNQYVDTIAQHFPQVMNQAEIRSDDNATGTSEITWKGWQDIEAIQQSFGITNINLIKPGIGETTRVLLRRVPWKILVDRLDNPDLQHIMMLARDRNVPVEVYPGLTYSCCGIIQSLGGGGE
- a CDS encoding HAD family hydrolase, with product MIYASDLDQTLVYSRRALRIPEDTPGLVPAEWINGKLSAFMSAYALERLQSLPQDIVFMPVTTRTVEQYRRIHIFQSECIPKYAVTSNGGNIIVDGQVDDEWNQHIRSLLRQQAAAPEEILDLFDDVLSPEWVINQRLCDELFYALLIERDKLPMERIADKIRVLETLGWESSIQGRKLYLVPSAVNKRAAVEHIRQRIGDVTVIASGDSLLDRCLLDFAQHAIAPSHGELHVERQRAPELVPYQFTEQFGAFAADEILDYVHRIHNDQQTQLDHAEIRETV
- a CDS encoding ATP-grasp domain-containing protein, with product MKKMKIYFNRWFSVTYHYMNAIRDNEDGMEFEIYGTHPDPGHMALQGCDVAEVEPRVTGREYVDFCLDFCRRHQIDVFIPRWNMLDISRHISLFEEIGTRVIVCSDTELLEQLMEKDRFYESVREKGIMEIPDYFTVSNAAQFQQAYEALRARGHDVCFKPCNGEGGMGFRVINNERDPLEELFGYALNSISYEDALRAFSSAPSFPNVMVMEVLEGYEYSIDCLSDRNGKLLTAIPRRKERGRLRLLEENEELLEIARNVAEVYRIPYNFNIQMKYRKDTPKLLEINPRMSGGLHMSCLSGVNFPYLAVKSALGHDIGPLHPKFGLLGSHIEQPFIIDVQKVSGVHHV
- a CDS encoding toxic anion resistance protein, whose amino-acid sequence is MATEWAQLKQEDEQRINQEATQLIQKVSQSDPAHLDTLMDDIGKLGVKTQERAGQTLKLLDRPVNELMSGNRAEVSNMILKLRDECESLQQSKNVSFVGKLLRKSPLKNYVYRYQSVRTNIDAIINGLRDGKDNLEESIVNMRQLKRSSIQEIYNLQTKISFGNQLKALFETEIAKPENENRKAHLERGLRKVVTRTQSMTEMIMLYNQAIAATDIINDNNDKLIDSVNNAIDKTANLITVSAMIAMALNDQEKVISAVEATNKTIEDQFKENARLLKTTTEKTNELLSKPAMSLEAVNQAMGDLMSALDLSEQSNRRIIESCNDYTNKMTTLNAKMSDRLGLEGPKAAAIPEKNKPDSSALGSFLD
- a CDS encoding CotH kinase family protein encodes the protein MGLPVYRIAVPAQEYQQLTSDIWSEQLVKGSMQMDGKQIPIRIRYRGGHTRGYPKKSFEIRTSSRTYHFNAEYDDPSLLRNALSFHFFESIRVPAPATRHCVLYLNGELLGVYLRIEGVKSFFFLQRKIPVRSIFYAINDHAGFTINSNSSSTNTSTNLLSGYSLIRGKDVDKARLRTFIQQLNTKSRLELFRFLQSRIDTDNYLRWLCGAVLTGNFDGFDQNYTWYEKTKTKKYGILPWDYEGTWGRNCYGAKVDASLVRIQGYNKLTGKMLAFRHFREQYKKLLRQHLMNAFTEKRIMPLVNRLHNEIREDVNKDPYMKWPMDVFAGEPERIREYVVKRREYLSEKLHQL